Proteins encoded within one genomic window of Gasterosteus aculeatus chromosome 18, fGasAcu3.hap1.1, whole genome shotgun sequence:
- the atf3 gene encoding cyclic AMP-dependent transcription factor ATF-3, producing the protein MMLQHPGPSLADISCSALVPCLSPPGTLTLDDFATFTPFVKEELRAAIQTKRLLNGLRGETSSDGASSSSDRASEGRAGGAGVKREVTPQELERRKRRRERNKVAAAKCRNKKKEKTETLQQESEKLESVNSELKAQIEELKQQKQQLVYMLNLHRPTCIVRAQNGQTPEDERNLFLQHIKESALQLHAITSSTPSTSTTYSSSTSISTLSPLDGGHLTLDHLHCAGHL; encoded by the exons ATGATGCTGCAGCACCCGGGTCCCTCGCTGGCCGACATCAGCTGCTCCGCCCTGGTGCCCTGCCTCTCGCCGCCCGGCACGCTCACCCTGGACGACTTCGCCACCTTCACCCCCTTCGTGAAGGAGGAGCTGCGTGCGGCCATCCAGACCAAGCGCCTGCTCAACGGCCTGCGCGGAGAGACCAGCTCCGACGGGGCCAGCTCCAGCTCCGACCGGGCCTCCGAGGGCCGGGCCGGGGGGGCCGGCGTCAAgagagag GTCACGCctcaggagctggagaggaggaagaggcggcgAGAGAGGAACAAGGTCGCCGCCGCCAAGTGCCGcaacaagaagaaggagaagacggAGACTCTGCAGCAG GAGTCGGAGAAGCTGGAGAGCGTCAACAGCGAGCTGAAGGCTCAGATCGAGgagctgaagcagcagaagcagcagctggtcTACATGCTCAACCTGCACCGGCCGACCTGCATCGTCCGAGCCCAGAACGGCCAGACGCCCGAGGACGAGAGGAACCTCTTCCTCCAGCACATCAAGGAGAGCGCCCTGCAGCTCCACgccatcacctcctccaccccctccacctccaccacctacTCCTCGTCCACCTCCATCTCCACGCTGTCGCCTCTCGACGGAGGACATCTGACCCTCGACCACTTGCACTGTGCCGGTCACCTGTGa